Sequence from the Ornithinimicrobium humiphilum genome:
CCACCCGAGCGTGTCGACCAGCAGGCCGCCGACCAGCGGGCCGACCAGCGTCGCGACGCCGGCGGTCGCGCCCCACAGCGCCATCGCCTGCCCGCGACGCTCGGCGGGGAAGGTGCGGGTGATGACCGTCATCGTCTGCGGCGTCATCATCGAGGCGCCCAGGCCCTGGGCGGCACGCGCCGCGACCAACCCGGCGATCCCGAGGTCCAGCTCGCCGGACAGGCCGCACCACAGCGAGGCCAGCGTGAAGACGGTCAGACCGACCATGTAGACCCGCTTGGGCCCGATCCGGTCGCCCAGCCGCCCGGTGACCAGCAGCGGCACGGCATACGCCAGCAGGTAGGACGAGGTCACCCACAGCACCTCGTCCACCCCCGCCCCGAAGGCCGACATGAGGGCGGGCGTCGCGACCGAGACGATCGTCGAGTCGACCAGGATCATGAAGAAGCCGATGACGAGCGCCCAGAGGGCGGGCCAGGGGTTCTCGGGGAGGGCCCGGTCGGGGGCGGGTGCGGGTTCGGCCACAACGCGCCACTGTATGCCGCGTCGGTCAGGCGGGCGCGGCCTACCGTGTCCGTCCCGGGATCGATGCCGCCACGACATACCGTGTCGGCATGACGAGCATCCTCTTCCGCGGCGGCACGGTCCTCGACGGCACCGGGGCGGCCCCCTCGACCGGTGACGTGCACGTGGTGGACGGACGGGTGGCGCAGGTCGGCACCGACCTGGGGGTCGAGGCTGACCAGGTCGTCGACTGCACCGGCGCCACCGTGCTGCCCGGACTCTTCGACTGCCACGTCCACTTCATGTTCGAGCAGCCCGACCTCATGCGCGTGCTGCAGACGCCGTTCTCGCTGCCGTTCTTCCAGGCGGCGCACCGGATGCGGGCGACGCTGGAGACCGGCATCACCTGGGTGCGCGACGCCGGCGGCGCCGACCTGGGCGTCGCCGAGGCGGTGCGGCGCGGCCTGACGCCCGGGCCGCGGATGCAGATCGCGATCAACATGCTCAGCCAGACCGGCGGCCACGGCGACGACTGGCACGTCTGCGGTGCGGTGCTCGGGCTCATGTCCACCCACCCGGGCGTGCCCGACTCCGTCGTCGACGGCCCGGAGGAGATGCGCAAGCGGGTCCGCGAGCTGATCCGCGCCGGCGCCGACGTCATCAAGGTGGCGACCAGCGGCGGCGTCCTCTCGCCGCTGAGCAACCCGCTGCACGGCCACTTCCGCGACGACGAGATCGCGGCGCTGGTCACCGAGGCGAGCGCGGCCGGTCTGCACGTCATGGCGCACGCGCAGGCCACCGACGGCATCAAGACGGCGGTGCGCGGTGGTATCCGGTCGATCGAGCACGGCATCTACCTCGACGACGAGGCCATCGACCTCATGCTCGAGCACGGGACCTGGTTGGTGCCCACGCTGTCAGCGCCGCGGGCGGTGCTCGCGCAGGCCGAGGCCGGGGCGGCGATCTCCGACCGGGTGCTTGCCAAGGCCCGGATGGTCGCCGAGGTGCACGACGACTCCTTCCGCCGCGCGGTGGAGGCCGGTGTGAAGGTGGCGATGGGCACCGACTCCGGTGTCGGTGCGCACGGCACCAACCTCGAGGAGGTCCGCCTCATGGCCGAGCTCGGGCTGGGCGCCCAGGGCGCGTGGGAGGCCACGACGCGCTCGGCGGCCGAGCTGCTGGGCGTGGACGCCGACCACGGCACGCTGGAGCCGGGCAAGGTCGCCGACGTCGTCGTGCTCGACGGCGCCTGGGACGACCTGGCGGGCCTGCGGAGCCGGGTGCGCTCGGTCCACGTGGCGGGCGAGCGGGTGGTCGACCGCGACGCGGGGGCGAGGGCCTGACCCGTCGCGGACGGTCCGGGGGCGCCGGTTAGGGTCACCCCATGCGTGCCGTCATCGTGGAGCAGCCCGGAGGGCCGGAGGCCCTCACCGTCGTCGAGCGTGAGACCCCGCAGCCGGGTCCGGGGGAGGTCGTGGTCGACCTCGCCGCCGGCGGCGTGAACTTCATCGACATCTACCAGCGCAGCGGGGCCTACCCCCTGCCGCTACCGTTCGTCGGCGGCAACGAGGGCGCGGGCACCGTCTCGGCCGTCGGCGAGGGCGTGACCGACGTCGCGGTCGGCGACCGGGTGGCCTGGGCCATGACCGTGGGCACCGGCTATGCCGAGCAGGCCGTCGTCCCGGCCGCCCGCCTCGTGCCCGTCCCCGACGCCGTCGACCTCGAGACCGCGGCGGCGACCATGCTCCAGGGCATGACCGCCCACTACCTGGTCAACTCCACCTTCGAGGCCCGCGAGGGTCAGACCGCCGTGGTCACCGCCGCCGCCGGTGGCGTGGGCCTGCTGCTGTGCCAGATGCTGCGCGACAAGGGCGTGCGGGTCATCGGCACCGTCGGGAGTGAGGAGAAGGCCGAGCTGGCCCGTGCCAACGGCGCGACCGACACCGTCCTCTACCGCGAGGTCGACCTCGCCGAGGAGATCCGGCGGCTCACCGACGGCCAGGGCGTGCACGTCGTCTACGACGGCGTCGGCCGCGACACCTTCGACGCCGGCCTGTCGGTGCTGCGCCCCCGCGGCTTCATGGTGCTCTTCGGCGCGGCGAGCGGCCCGGTGCCGCCGGTCGACCCCCAGCGGCTCAACGCCGGTGGCTCGCTCTTCCTGACCCGTCCGTCGCTCGCGCACTACGCGAGCGACCGCGAGGAGCTGCTCTGGCGCGGGCGCGAGGTGCTGGAGGCCGTCGCGGGCGGCCGCCTGACCATCCGGGTCGGCGGTCGCTACCCGCTGGCCGAGGCGCAGCGCGCCCACGAGGACCTCGAGGGCGGGCGCACCACCGGCAAGCTCATCCTCGTCCCCTGACCGGGCGCGACCTCAGACCCCACCGAGAAGGTGGCCGCCAGCGCGGCCACCTTCTCGCACGTCGGGGAAGGGCCCCTCAGCGCAGGTGGGCTCGAAGGGCGTCCATGGTCGAGTCCGTCACCGCTCCGGGCCCGCCGAGCACGTAGATCGACTGCGGGCTCTGCCGGCCGAGCGCCGTGGCGGTCGGCAGCGGCACCCGCTC
This genomic interval carries:
- a CDS encoding metal-dependent hydrolase family protein, with the protein product MTSILFRGGTVLDGTGAAPSTGDVHVVDGRVAQVGTDLGVEADQVVDCTGATVLPGLFDCHVHFMFEQPDLMRVLQTPFSLPFFQAAHRMRATLETGITWVRDAGGADLGVAEAVRRGLTPGPRMQIAINMLSQTGGHGDDWHVCGAVLGLMSTHPGVPDSVVDGPEEMRKRVRELIRAGADVIKVATSGGVLSPLSNPLHGHFRDDEIAALVTEASAAGLHVMAHAQATDGIKTAVRGGIRSIEHGIYLDDEAIDLMLEHGTWLVPTLSAPRAVLAQAEAGAAISDRVLAKARMVAEVHDDSFRRAVEAGVKVAMGTDSGVGAHGTNLEEVRLMAELGLGAQGAWEATTRSAAELLGVDADHGTLEPGKVADVVVLDGAWDDLAGLRSRVRSVHVAGERVVDRDAGARA
- a CDS encoding quinone oxidoreductase family protein, translated to MRAVIVEQPGGPEALTVVERETPQPGPGEVVVDLAAGGVNFIDIYQRSGAYPLPLPFVGGNEGAGTVSAVGEGVTDVAVGDRVAWAMTVGTGYAEQAVVPAARLVPVPDAVDLETAAATMLQGMTAHYLVNSTFEAREGQTAVVTAAAGGVGLLLCQMLRDKGVRVIGTVGSEEKAELARANGATDTVLYREVDLAEEIRRLTDGQGVHVVYDGVGRDTFDAGLSVLRPRGFMVLFGAASGPVPPVDPQRLNAGGSLFLTRPSLAHYASDREELLWRGREVLEAVAGGRLTIRVGGRYPLAEAQRAHEDLEGGRTTGKLILVP